From the genome of Tachysurus vachellii isolate PV-2020 chromosome 2, HZAU_Pvac_v1, whole genome shotgun sequence, one region includes:
- the camk2d2 gene encoding calcium/calmodulin-dependent protein kinase type II delta 2 chain isoform X2 — translation MALNVCTRFTDEYQLYEELGKGAFSVVRRCVKISSGQEYAAKIINTKKLSARDHQKLEREARICRLLKHPNIVRLHDSISEEGFHYLVFDLVTGGELFEDIVAREYYSEADASHCIQQILESVHHCHINGIVHRDLKPENLLLASKLKGAAVKLADFGLAIEVQGEQQAWFGFAGTPGYLSPEVLRKDPYGKPVDMWACGVILYILLVGYPPFWDEDQHRLYQQIKAGAYDFPSPEWDTVTPDAKDLINKMLTINPNKRITATEALKHPWICQRSTVASMMHRQETVECLKKFNARKKLKGAILTTLLVTRNFSAAKSLLNKKPDNVKVNNKTNKDTSTSPALEPQTTVIHNPVERNKESTESTNTTIEDEDIKARKQEIIKVTEQLIESINNGDFEFYSKMCDPGLTSFEPEALGNLVEGHDFHRFYFEHALLKGTKPVHTILLNPHVHLIGEDAACIAYIRLTQYLDSGHPRTTQSEETRVWHRRDGKWQNIHYHRSGAPSAKYQ, via the exons ATGGCGCTGAACGTCTGCACGCGATTTACCGACGAGTATCAGCTCTACGAGGAGCTCgggaa aggAGCATTCTCTGTGGTGAGAAGGTGTGTGAAGATCTCATCAGGCCAGGAATATGCAGCAAAAATCATCAACACCAAAAAGCTCTCCGCcaggg atcATCAGAAACTGGAGCGAGAAGCTCGAATCTGCAGACTGTTAAAACACCCCAATATag TCCGTCTGCATGACAGTATATCCGAGGAGGGCTTCCATTACCTTGTGTTTGATTT GGTCACTGGTGGAGAGCTGTTTGAAGACATTGTAGCAAGAGAGTACTACAGTGAGGCTGAtgccag TCACTGTATTCAACAGATTCTGGAAAGCGTTCATCACTGTCACATTAACGGCATCGTGCACAGAGATTTGAAg cctgAGAATCTGCTGCTAGCAAGTAAATTGAAGGGAGCTGCAGTAAAGCTGGCTGATTTTGGACTCGCAATTGAGGTGCAGGGAGAACAGCAGGCCTGGTTTg gttttgcTGGGACTCCTGGTTATCTATCCCCTGAGGTTCTGAGGAAAGATCCTTATGGGAAACCAGTGGACATGTGGGCCTGTg gtgTGATCCTCTACATCCTGTTAGTTGGTTATCCTCCATTTTGGGATGAAGATCAGCACCGTCTCTATCAGCAGATTAAAGCTGGAGCCTATGAC tTTCCTTCTCCAGAATGGGACACAGTGACTCCAGATGCAAAAGATCTGATTAATAAAATGCTCACAATAAACCCAAATAAACGCATCACTGCAACCGAGGCACTTAAACACCCCTGGATCTGt CAACGCTCCACTGTGGCCTCCATGATGCACAGACAGGAAACGGTGGAGTGTCTAAAGAAGTTTAATGCTAGGAAGAAGTTGAAg GGAGCCATTTTAACCACACTGCTAGTTACCAGGAACTTTTCAG cagCTAAGAGTTTATTGAACAAGAAGCCGGACAATGTGAag GTCAACAACAAGACCAACAAAGACACAAGCACTTCCCCTGCACTG gaaccTCAGACTACTGTCATTCACAATCCAGTGGAGAGAAACAAG gAGTCAACAGAGAGCACCAACACCACTATAGAGGATGAGGATATAAAag CCAGAAAGCAAGAGATCATTAAAGTCACTGAACAGCTGATTGAGTCTATCAACAATGGTGACTTTGAATTTTACTC taagaTGTGTGATCCTGGGCTAACGTCTTTTGAGCCAGAGGCTTTGGGGAATCTGGTAGAAGGCCATGATTTCCACCGGTTCTACTTTGAGCACG ctCTGTTGAAGGGCACTAAACCGGTCCACACTATCCTGTTAAACCCTCATGTCCACCTGATCGGCGAGGACGCTGCGTGCATCGCATACATCCGTCTCACTCAGTATTTAGACTCCGGCCATCCGAGAACCACTCAGTCTGAGGAGACACGAGTTTGGCATCGGCGTGACGGGAAGTGGCAGAACATCCACTACCACCGCTCTGGAGCACCCAGTGCCAAGTaccaataa
- the camk2d2 gene encoding calcium/calmodulin-dependent protein kinase type II delta 2 chain isoform X1, protein MALNVCTRFTDEYQLYEELGKGAFSVVRRCVKISSGQEYAAKIINTKKLSARDHQKLEREARICRLLKHPNIVRLHDSISEEGFHYLVFDLVTGGELFEDIVAREYYSEADASHCIQQILESVHHCHINGIVHRDLKPENLLLASKLKGAAVKLADFGLAIEVQGEQQAWFGFAGTPGYLSPEVLRKDPYGKPVDMWACGVILYILLVGYPPFWDEDQHRLYQQIKAGAYDFPSPEWDTVTPDAKDLINKMLTINPNKRITATEALKHPWICQRSTVASMMHRQETVECLKKFNARKKLKGAILTTLLVTRNFSAAKSLLNKKPDNVKVNNKTNKDTSTSPALEPQTTVIHNPVERNKESTESTNTTIEDEDIKACQVVRKARKQEIIKVTEQLIESINNGDFEFYSKMCDPGLTSFEPEALGNLVEGHDFHRFYFEHALLKGTKPVHTILLNPHVHLIGEDAACIAYIRLTQYLDSGHPRTTQSEETRVWHRRDGKWQNIHYHRSGAPSAKYQ, encoded by the exons ATGGCGCTGAACGTCTGCACGCGATTTACCGACGAGTATCAGCTCTACGAGGAGCTCgggaa aggAGCATTCTCTGTGGTGAGAAGGTGTGTGAAGATCTCATCAGGCCAGGAATATGCAGCAAAAATCATCAACACCAAAAAGCTCTCCGCcaggg atcATCAGAAACTGGAGCGAGAAGCTCGAATCTGCAGACTGTTAAAACACCCCAATATag TCCGTCTGCATGACAGTATATCCGAGGAGGGCTTCCATTACCTTGTGTTTGATTT GGTCACTGGTGGAGAGCTGTTTGAAGACATTGTAGCAAGAGAGTACTACAGTGAGGCTGAtgccag TCACTGTATTCAACAGATTCTGGAAAGCGTTCATCACTGTCACATTAACGGCATCGTGCACAGAGATTTGAAg cctgAGAATCTGCTGCTAGCAAGTAAATTGAAGGGAGCTGCAGTAAAGCTGGCTGATTTTGGACTCGCAATTGAGGTGCAGGGAGAACAGCAGGCCTGGTTTg gttttgcTGGGACTCCTGGTTATCTATCCCCTGAGGTTCTGAGGAAAGATCCTTATGGGAAACCAGTGGACATGTGGGCCTGTg gtgTGATCCTCTACATCCTGTTAGTTGGTTATCCTCCATTTTGGGATGAAGATCAGCACCGTCTCTATCAGCAGATTAAAGCTGGAGCCTATGAC tTTCCTTCTCCAGAATGGGACACAGTGACTCCAGATGCAAAAGATCTGATTAATAAAATGCTCACAATAAACCCAAATAAACGCATCACTGCAACCGAGGCACTTAAACACCCCTGGATCTGt CAACGCTCCACTGTGGCCTCCATGATGCACAGACAGGAAACGGTGGAGTGTCTAAAGAAGTTTAATGCTAGGAAGAAGTTGAAg GGAGCCATTTTAACCACACTGCTAGTTACCAGGAACTTTTCAG cagCTAAGAGTTTATTGAACAAGAAGCCGGACAATGTGAag GTCAACAACAAGACCAACAAAGACACAAGCACTTCCCCTGCACTG gaaccTCAGACTACTGTCATTCACAATCCAGTGGAGAGAAACAAG gAGTCAACAGAGAGCACCAACACCACTATAGAGGATGAGGATATAAAag CCTGTCAGGTTGTCAGAAAag CCAGAAAGCAAGAGATCATTAAAGTCACTGAACAGCTGATTGAGTCTATCAACAATGGTGACTTTGAATTTTACTC taagaTGTGTGATCCTGGGCTAACGTCTTTTGAGCCAGAGGCTTTGGGGAATCTGGTAGAAGGCCATGATTTCCACCGGTTCTACTTTGAGCACG ctCTGTTGAAGGGCACTAAACCGGTCCACACTATCCTGTTAAACCCTCATGTCCACCTGATCGGCGAGGACGCTGCGTGCATCGCATACATCCGTCTCACTCAGTATTTAGACTCCGGCCATCCGAGAACCACTCAGTCTGAGGAGACACGAGTTTGGCATCGGCGTGACGGGAAGTGGCAGAACATCCACTACCACCGCTCTGGAGCACCCAGTGCCAAGTaccaataa